The Immundisolibacter cernigliae genome has a window encoding:
- a CDS encoding 3-phenylpropionate/cinnamic acid dioxygenase subunit beta, which produces MNAIARDVQAAAQPPSLELISEVQQFYYREARLKDRQDYRAWLALLAPDIHYWMPARVQRYQRDERAPSVLHSAYYNDHLEHLEKRIARLETGTCWTEDPATRTAHLVHNVEVEHTDDPDQYRVHSISVVYRNMNEDEEHTLYCLREDLLRRVDGQLRIARRLLTAQQNIFMSKSLNVFP; this is translated from the coding sequence ATGAACGCAATCGCCAGGGACGTGCAGGCGGCCGCGCAGCCGCCCTCATTGGAGCTGATCAGCGAAGTCCAGCAGTTCTACTACCGCGAAGCGCGCCTGAAGGACCGCCAGGACTACCGCGCCTGGCTGGCGCTGCTGGCGCCCGACATCCACTACTGGATGCCGGCCCGCGTGCAGCGCTACCAGCGGGACGAGCGCGCGCCGTCCGTGCTGCACAGCGCCTACTACAACGACCATCTCGAGCATCTGGAAAAGCGCATCGCGCGCCTGGAAACCGGCACCTGCTGGACCGAAGACCCGGCCACGCGCACCGCGCACCTGGTGCACAACGTGGAGGTCGAGCACACGGATGATCCGGACCAATACCGCGTGCATTCCATCTCAGTCGTGTACCGCAACATGAACGAGGACGAGGAGCACACGCTCTACTGCCTGCGCGAGGACCTGCTGCGGCGTGTGGACGGGCAACTGCGCATCGCCCGGCGTCTGCTGACCGCGCAGCAAAACATCTTCATGAGCAAGAGCCTGAACGTATTTCCCTGA
- a CDS encoding aromatic-ring-hydroxylating dioxygenase subunit beta produces the protein MSAETHALLSIDQHLALTQTLYREARLLDEERFADWLDLLADDVHYRMPLTARRFRADRSAALAGGAGYVFDDDKGRLGLRVQRLESGLVWAEDPRNRVRRIVSNVEIYRAQTDGEATVHSVIEVHRSRMDAQQRRLTAARTDLWRLEGGGWRLVRRLIGFDHPVVIDSNLNVFF, from the coding sequence ATGTCGGCTGAAACGCACGCCCTGCTGTCCATCGACCAGCACCTGGCGCTGACGCAGACGCTGTACCGCGAAGCCCGCCTGCTGGACGAGGAACGCTTTGCCGACTGGCTGGACCTGCTGGCCGATGACGTGCATTACCGGATGCCGCTGACGGCACGCCGCTTTCGGGCCGACCGCAGCGCCGCCCTGGCCGGGGGGGCCGGCTACGTGTTCGACGACGACAAGGGCCGCCTTGGTCTGCGCGTGCAGCGCCTGGAATCGGGCCTGGTGTGGGCCGAGGACCCGCGCAACCGGGTACGGCGCATCGTCAGCAACGTCGAGATTTATCGGGCGCAAACCGACGGCGAGGCCACGGTCCATTCCGTGATCGAGGTGCACCGCAGCCGCATGGACGCCCAGCAGCGGCGCCTGACCGCCGCTCGTACCGACCTGTGGCGCCTGGAAGGAGGCGGCTGGCGCCTGGTGAGGCGGCTGATCGGCTTTGACCACCCGGTGGTGATCGACAGCAATCTGAACGTGTTTTTCTAA
- a CDS encoding alkane 1-monooxygenase, translating into MTDYLRYYLCSLVVLAGVAGFVLGGWWMWAGVGTFFVLAGLDAVSRPDHSLRRFRYPRLADAPLYLHCVLMMALYAAFAWRMQAGLGVQGTVPTVLVLAGAVASLVWLNAVPNVPVAHELMHRKDWLSRGLAKFISAIFADAHRDIPHLYTHHIHFDTEADADYAPRGTSVYPFMWRCTKRNFEELLVATRKRRDVTGAGLWSPRNFLFWEFALLLSIPLAVGLYGGPLAGALTLLAQISSKFFLEALNYIQHYGLVRVPGSPTRLHHTWNHLTWIDRTIGYEITTHVDHHIDPDLRFDQLVPHPDAPQMPNLFVCAVSAFIPPLWFARIAKPLLKDWDLRFASPQEQQIAREANRKAGWPDWLDEVEAAPAAAMAGA; encoded by the coding sequence GTGACCGATTACCTGCGTTATTACCTGTGCTCCCTGGTGGTGCTGGCCGGCGTGGCGGGCTTTGTGCTGGGCGGCTGGTGGATGTGGGCCGGCGTGGGCACGTTCTTCGTGCTGGCCGGGCTAGACGCCGTGTCGCGGCCGGATCATTCCCTGCGTCGCTTTCGGTACCCGCGCCTGGCGGATGCCCCGCTGTACCTTCACTGCGTGCTGATGATGGCGCTGTATGCCGCCTTTGCCTGGCGGATGCAGGCCGGGCTTGGCGTTCAGGGCACCGTGCCGACGGTGCTGGTGCTGGCCGGCGCGGTCGCCTCGCTGGTGTGGCTGAATGCGGTTCCGAACGTGCCGGTGGCGCACGAGCTCATGCACCGCAAGGACTGGCTCTCGCGCGGCCTGGCCAAATTCATCAGCGCCATATTTGCCGATGCCCACCGCGACATTCCGCACCTGTACACGCACCACATCCATTTCGATACCGAAGCGGACGCCGACTACGCCCCGCGTGGCACCAGCGTGTATCCGTTCATGTGGCGCTGCACCAAACGCAATTTCGAGGAACTGCTGGTCGCCACCCGCAAGCGGCGCGATGTCACCGGCGCCGGGCTGTGGTCGCCGCGCAATTTTTTATTCTGGGAATTCGCGTTGCTGCTGTCGATCCCGCTGGCGGTGGGCCTGTACGGCGGCCCGCTGGCCGGCGCGCTGACCTTGCTGGCGCAGATCAGCAGCAAGTTCTTCCTGGAGGCGCTCAACTACATCCAGCACTACGGCCTGGTGCGCGTGCCCGGTTCACCGACCCGGCTGCACCACACCTGGAACCACCTGACCTGGATCGACCGCACCATCGGCTACGAGATCACCACCCACGTCGATCACCACATCGACCCCGACCTGCGCTTCGACCAGCTGGTGCCACACCCGGATGCGCCGCAGATGCCTAACCTGTTCGTGTGCGCGGTCAGCGCCTTCATCCCGCCGCTGTGGTTCGCGCGCATTGCCAAGCCGCTGCTCAAGGACTGGGATTTGCGCTTCGCCAGCCCCCAGGAGCAGCAGATTGCCCGAGAGGCCAACCGCAAGGCCGGGTGGCCGGATTGGCTCGATGAGGTGGAAGCAGCGCCTGCCGCCGCAATGGCCGGCGCCTGA
- a CDS encoding aromatic ring-hydroxylating dioxygenase subunit alpha produces MTDYAGLVSAAGAMQRRQMYADPAVYEQELERIFGRCWLFLVHESQIPQPGDFFRTFMGEDDVLVVRQKDRSIKAFLNTCTHRGNRLCRADRGNAKAFACNYHGWAFGTDGALVNVPLEKDAYFSEIDKSRFGLVEVDQVASYKGLVFGCFDRNAPSLADYLGDMKWYLDVWLDAQPGGSALIGETQKVELMTNWKLPVENVCGDGYHLGWAHAGAMKAVQSMDFSGFTVGNASVELEGGLSIAGLNGHSVLATVDGVSGYSFYPDNAGILRYLEQNRPTAIERLGRLRGEKLWGSQLNLTVFPNLQFLPGLNWLRVYHPKGPGRIEQWTWAMVENAMPADIKQRILDNQLLTFGPAGLFDNDDGDNLAACTEQSRGWRTRQLDVHTNMAQGRSGARPGLPGDIAVGVVSEHNQRYFYRRWQEHMAAADWRAVPQYNLNSLQDAKDLAHVG; encoded by the coding sequence ATGACCGATTACGCTGGTCTGGTATCGGCGGCGGGCGCCATGCAGCGCCGCCAGATGTACGCCGATCCTGCCGTCTACGAGCAGGAGCTGGAGCGCATCTTTGGCCGCTGCTGGCTGTTTCTGGTTCATGAGTCGCAGATCCCGCAGCCGGGCGACTTCTTTCGCACCTTCATGGGTGAGGACGACGTGCTGGTGGTGCGCCAGAAGGACCGCTCGATCAAGGCCTTCCTGAACACCTGCACGCACCGCGGCAACCGCCTGTGCCGGGCCGACCGCGGCAACGCCAAGGCCTTTGCCTGCAATTACCACGGCTGGGCCTTCGGCACCGACGGCGCACTGGTCAACGTGCCGCTGGAGAAGGACGCCTACTTCAGCGAAATCGACAAATCCCGCTTCGGTCTGGTCGAGGTCGATCAGGTCGCCTCCTACAAGGGCCTGGTGTTTGGCTGTTTCGACAGAAACGCGCCCAGCCTGGCCGACTATCTGGGGGACATGAAGTGGTACCTGGACGTCTGGCTCGATGCTCAGCCCGGCGGCTCGGCGCTGATCGGTGAGACGCAGAAAGTCGAGCTGATGACCAATTGGAAGCTGCCGGTCGAGAACGTCTGCGGCGACGGCTATCACCTCGGCTGGGCCCACGCCGGTGCCATGAAGGCCGTGCAGAGCATGGATTTTTCGGGCTTCACGGTCGGCAACGCCAGCGTGGAGCTGGAAGGCGGCCTGTCGATTGCAGGCCTGAACGGCCACTCAGTACTGGCCACGGTGGACGGCGTATCCGGCTACAGCTTTTACCCGGACAACGCCGGCATCCTGCGCTACCTGGAACAGAACCGGCCGACCGCCATCGAGCGCCTGGGCCGCCTGCGTGGCGAAAAGCTGTGGGGCTCGCAGCTGAACCTGACCGTGTTCCCCAATTTGCAGTTCCTGCCGGGCCTGAACTGGCTGCGCGTCTACCACCCCAAGGGGCCCGGACGCATCGAGCAGTGGACCTGGGCCATGGTCGAGAACGCCATGCCGGCCGACATCAAGCAGCGCATTCTGGACAACCAGCTGCTCACCTTCGGCCCGGCCGGCCTGTTCGACAACGACGACGGCGACAACCTGGCCGCCTGCACCGAGCAGTCCCGCGGCTGGCGCACCCGTCAGTTGGACGTTCACACCAACATGGCGCAGGGCCGCAGCGGTGCGCGTCCCGGCCTGCCGGGCGACATCGCCGTCGGTGTGGTCAGCGAGCACAACCAGCGCTACTTCTACCGCCGCTGGCAGGAGCACATGGCGGCCGCCGACTGGCGCGCGGTGCCCCAGTACAACCTCAATTCCCTGCAGGATGCGAAGGACCTGGCCCATGTCGGCTGA
- a CDS encoding sigma-54-dependent Fis family transcriptional regulator translates to MPNAAPAPSLPDIRDLAEQVRFTPDTGRIWVRDQRGVLLTASVYGALRRELIDRLGPAVARELLSRIGYAEGGRDAEAARRLRPDVSYFDAFAVGPQVHALAGFGWSQVVRLHAEPESGAFAGEFLVHDSLEASVHVDAYGTSPEPVCWMQSGYASGFASAFAGRPILMREVECRGMGHEACRLIGKPLDEWLTEAPDTRYYQPESSVNRFTDLEAGETDGVVGISAGFGAAMHLLRKAADSRATLLFVGETGVGKEVFARLAHRMSRRRDEPFIAVNCAALPETLIETELFGVAKGAYTGASSSRAGRFERADGGTLFLDEVTSLSLAAQGKLLRALQEREIERVGDSKTRRVDVRVMAACNEDLHLAVEAKRFREDLYFRLTTFPVPIPPLRERRDDIPLLMAYLLRRFCAVHGKSVPGFTARAVEALFAYDFPGNIRELENLIERAVLLVGDGEAIDLPQLALRGGPSRPPAFALDTAGRLSDNADALREQAAVLLAADTGRRRFDAIEHALLEQAVTDANGNLAAAARQLGLTRRQVQLRLQKHRRAG, encoded by the coding sequence ATGCCAAACGCCGCGCCCGCCCCCAGCCTGCCCGACATTCGCGACCTGGCCGAGCAGGTCCGCTTCACGCCCGACACCGGCCGCATCTGGGTGCGCGACCAGCGCGGCGTGCTGCTGACAGCCAGCGTCTACGGCGCTCTGCGGCGCGAGCTGATCGACCGCCTGGGGCCGGCGGTGGCGCGCGAGTTGCTGTCCCGCATCGGCTATGCCGAAGGCGGACGCGACGCCGAGGCAGCGCGGCGCCTGCGCCCGGACGTGAGCTACTTCGACGCCTTCGCGGTCGGGCCGCAGGTGCACGCGCTGGCCGGCTTTGGCTGGTCGCAGGTTGTGCGCCTGCACGCGGAGCCGGAAAGCGGCGCCTTCGCGGGCGAGTTTCTGGTTCACGATTCACTGGAGGCCAGCGTCCACGTCGACGCCTACGGCACCAGCCCGGAGCCGGTGTGCTGGATGCAATCCGGCTACGCCAGCGGCTTTGCCAGCGCCTTTGCCGGGCGGCCGATCCTGATGCGCGAGGTGGAGTGCCGCGGCATGGGCCACGAAGCCTGCCGCCTGATCGGCAAGCCGCTCGACGAGTGGCTCACCGAGGCGCCCGACACCCGCTACTACCAGCCCGAATCATCCGTGAACCGCTTTACCGACCTTGAGGCCGGCGAAACCGATGGCGTGGTCGGCATCTCGGCCGGGTTTGGCGCCGCCATGCATCTGCTGCGCAAGGCCGCAGACAGCCGTGCCACGCTGCTGTTCGTGGGCGAAACCGGCGTCGGCAAGGAGGTGTTCGCGCGCCTGGCGCATCGCATGAGCCGCCGCCGCGACGAGCCGTTCATCGCCGTCAACTGCGCGGCACTGCCGGAGACGCTGATCGAAACCGAGCTGTTCGGCGTGGCCAAGGGCGCCTACACCGGCGCCAGCAGCTCGCGCGCCGGACGCTTCGAGCGCGCCGACGGCGGCACGCTGTTCCTGGACGAGGTGACCAGCCTGAGCCTGGCCGCTCAGGGCAAGCTGCTGCGCGCATTGCAGGAGCGCGAAATCGAACGCGTGGGTGACAGCAAGACCCGTCGCGTCGACGTACGCGTCATGGCCGCCTGCAACGAGGATCTGCACCTCGCGGTCGAGGCAAAGCGCTTTCGCGAGGATCTGTACTTCCGGCTCACCACCTTCCCGGTGCCGATCCCGCCGCTGCGCGAGCGGCGCGACGACATCCCGCTGCTGATGGCCTATCTGCTGCGCCGCTTCTGCGCCGTACACGGCAAGTCCGTGCCCGGCTTCACCGCCCGCGCGGTCGAGGCGCTGTTCGCGTATGACTTTCCCGGCAACATCCGCGAGCTTGAAAACCTCATCGAACGCGCGGTGCTGCTGGTGGGCGACGGCGAGGCCATCGATCTGCCGCAGCTGGCCCTGCGCGGTGGGCCATCGCGCCCGCCCGCGTTTGCGCTCGACACCGCCGGCCGGCTGAGTGACAACGCCGATGCCCTGCGCGAGCAGGCGGCCGTGCTGCTCGCCGCGGACACCGGCCGGCGCCGCTTCGATGCCATCGAACACGCGCTGCTGGAACAGGCCGTGACCGATGCCAACGGCAACCTCGCCGCCGCCGCGCGCCAGCTGGGCCTGACCCGCCGGCAGGTACAGCTGCGGCTGCAGAAGCACCGCCGGGCTGGCTGA
- a CDS encoding alkaline phosphatase PhoX — protein sequence MKLSKLSLALLAAGLGGVAVADDADTRDFGLFVQNTLRATARATLGLPQPLTESAPATEGAYRTAEQTARDQVLIPDDLTAAYLTRQAADSTDMLAFYPAAAPTHLISCVEGGREVLSGTTLNPSVQRINLATGAVETILRGMSGCDGIRTTPWGTVLATEEEDDGGAYEILNPLATTNYAVQDRASGQIVDAAGVTDTDEIAKRPALPTMAWEGLEVLPSGVVIGGDELRPGTADDDADGGAMFKFVPTVPHAGGAIASLATSPLVAGSVYAMQVSCRDDRQQFGQGCEIGNAGWIPVGAATARSDADVGGATGYYRPEDLHLDPVFHDEANPDAVRFCWTNTGNEGAGNYAEVMCGVDSAPLTASASQRTVVVNRFVEGDTDFNSFDNLAFQPRTGALYVIEDHDNGDVFACLRDGADRDIKTDGCVKMLSVKDSSAEPTGFIFDATGTRAYVSIQHSNDDNMPLVDGYQTDDVLMITGFKLPKR from the coding sequence ATGAAGCTGTCGAAACTCTCCCTGGCGCTGCTCGCGGCCGGGCTTGGCGGCGTGGCCGTCGCCGACGACGCGGATACCCGTGACTTCGGTCTTTTCGTGCAGAACACCCTGCGCGCCACGGCGCGCGCCACCCTGGGCCTGCCCCAGCCGCTGACCGAGTCGGCTCCGGCGACCGAAGGCGCCTACCGTACGGCTGAACAAACGGCCCGGGACCAGGTGCTGATCCCGGACGACCTGACGGCTGCCTACCTGACGCGCCAGGCGGCGGATTCCACCGACATGCTGGCGTTCTATCCGGCGGCGGCGCCCACGCACCTGATCAGCTGCGTCGAGGGCGGCCGGGAAGTGCTGTCCGGCACCACCCTCAATCCGTCGGTGCAGCGCATCAACCTGGCCACCGGCGCGGTGGAAACCATCCTGCGCGGCATGAGCGGTTGCGACGGTATCCGCACCACGCCCTGGGGCACCGTTTTGGCCACCGAGGAAGAGGACGACGGCGGCGCGTATGAAATCCTGAACCCGCTCGCCACCACCAATTACGCCGTCCAGGACCGCGCCAGCGGCCAGATCGTGGATGCAGCCGGCGTTACCGACACGGATGAGATCGCCAAGCGCCCGGCGCTGCCGACCATGGCCTGGGAAGGGCTGGAAGTCCTGCCCAGCGGCGTGGTCATCGGTGGCGACGAGCTGCGGCCGGGAACCGCGGACGACGACGCCGACGGCGGCGCCATGTTCAAGTTCGTGCCGACAGTGCCGCACGCTGGTGGCGCCATTGCCAGCCTGGCGACCTCGCCGCTGGTGGCGGGCAGCGTCTACGCCATGCAGGTGTCGTGCCGCGACGACAGGCAGCAGTTCGGCCAGGGCTGCGAAATCGGCAACGCCGGCTGGATTCCGGTGGGTGCTGCCACCGCCCGCAGCGATGCTGACGTTGGCGGTGCGACCGGCTACTACCGGCCCGAAGACCTGCACCTGGACCCGGTGTTCCACGACGAAGCCAACCCGGATGCGGTGCGCTTCTGCTGGACCAACACCGGCAACGAGGGCGCAGGCAACTATGCCGAGGTGATGTGCGGTGTCGACAGCGCGCCGCTGACCGCCAGCGCCAGCCAGCGCACGGTGGTGGTGAACCGCTTCGTCGAGGGCGACACCGACTTCAACTCCTTCGACAACCTGGCCTTCCAGCCCCGCACCGGCGCCCTGTACGTGATCGAGGACCACGACAACGGCGATGTGTTCGCGTGCCTGCGCGACGGTGCCGATCGCGACATCAAGACCGACGGCTGCGTGAAGATGCTGTCCGTGAAGGACAGCTCGGCCGAGCCGACCGGCTTCATCTTCGACGCCACCGGCACCCGCGCCTACGTGTCCATCCAGCACTCGAACGACGACAACATGCCGCTGGTCGACGGCTACCAGACCGACGACGTGCTGATGATCACCGGCTTCAAGCTGCCGAAACGCTGA
- the mgtA gene encoding magnesium-translocating P-type ATPase, translated as MADAKLEAYWSLPRQPLFDALDSRPEGLTGAQAARRLAEHGPNRLPDGERMAPAALLLKQFTDPLVLILLFAGALSAFLHEWLDAAIVLTIVLGSGGLGFVQEYRASVAVAALRQRVASKVTVLRDGTPVSLPSEAVVPGDVVLLSAGSLVPADGVLLEAKDFFVSESVLTGETFPVEKSPGTAPAKAGLAQRHNCVFMGTSVRSGTAHALLVDTGATTAFGGIAHRLRRRSPPTEFELGIHGFGVLLTQVMVGLTLLVFAINVYFHRPVIEALLFSVALAVGLSPELLPAIMTITLSHGARAMAKNGVIVRRLAAIENLGSMDVLCTDKTGTLTAGVIRLDGVPGSDGEASARVAQIAYLNAHFETGIGNPLDEAIVGSGAPTGLDVAGWRKLDEVPYDFLRKRLSIAAAGPDGIPQLLTKGAFANVLAVCDRLRVGDAVLALDEGQSAQLQQRFAAWSAQGYRVLGVASRTLPVQASYHAADETELCFEGFLLFFDPPKPDIERTLADLRRLGVTVKIITGDNRLVATHVAQQVGMAMPVVITGAQLDEMRDEALWQRATGTDLFAEVDPNQKERIILALKRSGHVVGYLGDGINDAPALHAADAGISVETAVDVAKEAADFVLLRHDLDVLRSGIEFGRSTFANTLKYIYTTTSANFGNMVSMALASLFLPFLPLLPKQILLNNFLSDLPAMGIATDRVDAEAVAKPHRWDVAAIRRFMLTFGLISSVFDGLTFALLLWLTDGAPAHFRTGWFVESLLTELWVLLVVRTARPAYRSRPGRLLWRLTLLLTGLTLALPYLPLSHTLFDFTPLPVNVLAAVLGITALYLIATELAKRRLFRGLG; from the coding sequence ATGGCGGACGCGAAGCTCGAAGCCTATTGGTCCTTGCCGCGACAGCCGCTGTTCGACGCACTGGACAGCCGGCCAGAAGGCCTGACCGGCGCCCAGGCCGCGCGGCGGCTGGCCGAGCACGGTCCCAACCGGCTGCCCGACGGCGAACGAATGGCGCCGGCCGCCCTGCTGCTGAAGCAGTTCACCGATCCGCTGGTGCTGATCCTGCTGTTCGCGGGCGCGCTGTCGGCGTTTCTGCACGAATGGCTGGACGCGGCCATCGTGCTGACTATCGTGCTTGGCAGTGGCGGGCTGGGCTTTGTTCAGGAGTACCGCGCTTCGGTGGCGGTGGCGGCCCTGCGTCAGCGGGTTGCCAGCAAGGTGACGGTGCTGCGCGATGGCACGCCGGTCAGCCTGCCCAGTGAGGCGGTGGTGCCGGGCGACGTGGTGCTGCTGTCGGCGGGCAGCCTGGTGCCGGCCGACGGCGTGCTGCTGGAGGCCAAGGACTTTTTCGTCTCCGAATCCGTGCTGACCGGCGAAACCTTCCCGGTCGAAAAAAGCCCCGGCACGGCGCCGGCCAAGGCTGGCCTGGCGCAGCGCCACAACTGCGTATTCATGGGCACCTCGGTGCGCAGCGGCACGGCCCACGCGCTGCTGGTCGACACCGGCGCAACCACCGCCTTTGGTGGCATCGCCCACCGGCTGCGACGCCGTTCGCCGCCGACCGAGTTCGAGCTTGGCATCCACGGCTTCGGCGTTCTGCTGACGCAGGTGATGGTGGGGCTGACGCTGCTGGTGTTTGCCATCAACGTCTACTTCCACCGCCCGGTGATCGAAGCGCTGCTGTTCTCGGTGGCGCTGGCGGTCGGCCTGTCGCCCGAGCTGCTGCCGGCGATCATGACCATCACGCTGTCGCACGGCGCGCGGGCGATGGCCAAAAACGGCGTGATCGTGCGCCGCCTGGCGGCGATCGAGAACCTCGGCAGCATGGATGTGCTGTGCACCGACAAGACCGGCACCCTGACCGCCGGCGTGATCCGCCTCGATGGCGTGCCGGGCAGCGACGGCGAAGCCTCGGCACGGGTGGCCCAGATCGCCTACCTGAACGCCCACTTCGAGACCGGCATCGGCAACCCGCTCGACGAGGCCATCGTCGGCAGCGGCGCGCCGACGGGGCTGGATGTTGCCGGCTGGCGCAAGCTGGACGAGGTGCCGTACGACTTTTTGCGCAAGCGCCTGAGCATCGCCGCCGCAGGTCCGGATGGCATCCCGCAACTGCTGACCAAGGGCGCCTTCGCCAATGTGCTTGCGGTATGCGACCGGCTGCGGGTAGGCGATGCCGTGCTCGCCCTGGACGAGGGCCAAAGCGCGCAGTTGCAGCAGCGTTTCGCCGCCTGGAGTGCGCAGGGATACCGCGTGCTTGGCGTGGCCAGCCGGACGCTGCCGGTGCAGGCCAGCTACCACGCGGCCGACGAAACCGAGCTCTGCTTCGAAGGCTTTTTGCTGTTCTTCGACCCGCCCAAGCCGGACATCGAGCGCACGCTGGCCGACCTGCGCCGCCTGGGCGTGACGGTCAAGATCATCACCGGCGACAACCGACTGGTGGCCACGCACGTGGCGCAGCAGGTGGGCATGGCCATGCCGGTCGTCATCACCGGTGCGCAGCTCGACGAAATGCGCGACGAGGCGCTGTGGCAGCGGGCCACCGGCACCGACCTGTTCGCGGAGGTGGACCCGAACCAGAAGGAACGCATCATCCTGGCCCTGAAGCGCAGCGGCCATGTGGTCGGCTACCTGGGCGACGGCATCAACGACGCCCCGGCCCTGCACGCCGCCGACGCCGGCATCTCGGTCGAGACGGCGGTGGACGTGGCCAAGGAGGCGGCCGATTTCGTGCTGCTGCGCCACGATCTTGACGTGCTGCGCAGCGGCATCGAGTTCGGCCGCAGCACCTTCGCCAACACCCTCAAGTACATCTACACCACCACCAGCGCCAACTTCGGCAACATGGTCAGCATGGCCCTGGCGAGCCTGTTTCTGCCCTTCCTGCCGCTGCTGCCCAAGCAGATCCTGCTCAACAACTTCCTGTCCGACCTGCCGGCGATGGGCATCGCCACCGACCGCGTCGATGCGGAGGCGGTGGCCAAGCCGCACCGCTGGGACGTGGCCGCCATCCGTCGCTTCATGCTCACTTTCGGCTTGATCAGCTCGGTCTTCGACGGCCTGACGTTTGCACTGTTGCTGTGGCTGACCGACGGCGCGCCAGCGCACTTTCGCACCGGCTGGTTCGTGGAATCGCTGTTGACCGAGCTGTGGGTGCTGCTGGTGGTGCGCACCGCCCGGCCCGCCTATCGCAGCCGTCCCGGCCGCCTGTTGTGGCGCTTGACGCTGCTGCTGACCGGACTGACGCTGGCGCTGCCCTATCTGCCGCTCAGCCACACGCTGTTCGACTTCACGCCGCTACCGGTGAACGTGCTGGCGGCGGTGCTGGGCATCACGGCGCTGTACCTGATCGCCACCGAACTGGCCAAGCGGCGGCTGTTCCGGGGCCTGGGCTGA
- a CDS encoding transposase, which produces MKPAQAQYTRRSIRLKGHDYSQPGAYFVTVCTPDRACLFGELADGEMRLNPAGQLVELGWCAIPDHFPLARLDSFVVMPNHVHGIIVLSNVGATVGATHASPLRDPAPTGRPRGPQRHSIGAIVGSFKSAVTKNINASRGTPGAPVWQRNYYEHVVRDEGSLNRIRQYILDNPAQWAMDRDNPLVVAAEEADAWRR; this is translated from the coding sequence ATGAAACCAGCCCAGGCGCAATACACCCGCCGCAGCATCCGGCTGAAAGGGCATGATTATTCCCAGCCCGGGGCGTACTTTGTCACCGTCTGCACGCCGGATCGGGCGTGCCTGTTCGGCGAGCTGGCGGACGGCGAGATGCGGTTGAACCCGGCCGGGCAATTGGTCGAACTTGGTTGGTGCGCCATCCCCGATCATTTCCCCCTGGCGCGACTGGATTCCTTCGTGGTGATGCCGAATCACGTCCACGGAATCATCGTGTTATCGAACGTGGGGGCGACGGTTGGGGCGACGCATGCGTCGCCCCTACGGGACCCCGCGCCGACCGGGCGGCCGCGGGGTCCGCAACGCCATTCCATCGGCGCCATCGTGGGTTCGTTCAAATCCGCCGTCACAAAAAACATCAACGCCAGCCGGGGAACACCCGGCGCGCCGGTCTGGCAACGCAACTACTACGAACACGTGGTCCGCGACGAAGGCTCGCTGAACCGCATCCGCCAATACATCCTGGACAACCCAGCCCAATGGGCCATGGACCGCGACAATCCTTTGGTGGTCGCCGCCGAGGAGGCCGACGCGTGGCGCCGCTGA